One stretch of Castor canadensis chromosome 14, mCasCan1.hap1v2, whole genome shotgun sequence DNA includes these proteins:
- the LOC109679656 gene encoding cytochrome c-like, with product MVGATENLAFTFDNLNLNIHTVLVTTVVGNTYLEVWSHCLNEQRKSELKTGDADKNKIFVHKFAQCHILGKEEEHNTETNLHSLFGQKTGRAIGLSYTDDKNKGITWGEETLMGYLENPQKYMPETRVIFIGAKEKGGRKDLIDYLRKTTNEKYPLLHLLKKISLLFSKYHI from the exons ATGGTTGGTGCAACTGAGAACCTAGCTTTTACTTTTGATAACTTAAACTTAAATATCCACACAGTACTAGTGACTACTGTAGTGGGTAATACATATTTGGAAGTTTGGAGTCACTGTTTAAATGAG CAAAGAAAGAGTGAATTAAAAACAGGTGATGCTGATAAAAACAAGATTTTTGTTCATAAGTTTGCCCAGTGTCACATATTGGGAAAAGAAGAGGAACACAATACTGAGACAAATCTCCATAGTCTGTTTGGGCAGAAGACAGGTCGGGCCATTGGGTTGTCTTACACAGATGACAAGAACAAAGGCATCACTTGGGGAGAAGAGACACTAATGGGATATCTGGAGAATCCACAGAAGTACATGCCTGAAACAAGAGTCATCTTCATTGGTGctaaggagaagggaggaagaaaggacttGATAGATTACCTCAGAAAAACTACTAATGAGAAATACCCACtgcttcatttattaaaaaagatCTCATTGCTTTTTAGTAAATATCATATTTGA